The Podospora pseudocomata strain CBS 415.72m chromosome 1 map unlocalized CBS415.72m_1, whole genome shotgun sequence genome has a segment encoding these proteins:
- the tfs1 gene encoding transcription elongation factor TFIIS (EggNog:ENOG503NVD2; BUSCO:EOG092645TJ; COG:K) — translation MDDRSLTKRIQTLHKAAAKEPPSVVLQLLEELKKEPAPTEEQLRSTKAGVVVGKMRSNTNKDIARLATEIVSKWRKNVDSAKDKRKVELAKDSPTPKSVSSPLPPSSSSNKPYEGDTERRHFKTDKVDLKRTGHQARDGCIGVLYNGLAYRATESVEEVVRLAMEVEAAAFRVFKGDTPEYRQKIRGLMTSLKRKDNPALGKRVRSGAITPDTFVKMTDVELASDAQRAEDEKLQQENMKKAQVPMAEKSISDALKCGKCGQKKVSYSQAQTRSADEPMTTFCECTVCGNRWKFS, via the exons ATGGACGACCGATCGCTCACCAAGCGCATCCAGACGCTGCACAAGGCTGCTGCGAAAGAGCCTCCATCCGTGGTCCTCCAGTTgctggaggagttgaagaaggagccTGCCCCGACTGAAGAGCAGCTTCGT TCCACCAAAgccggcgtcgtcgtcggtaAAATGCgatcaaacaccaacaaagaCATCGCAAGATTGGCTACCGAAATCGTGTCCAAGTGGAGGAAGAACGTCGACTCGGCCAAggacaagcgcaaggttgaACTCGCCAAGGACTCGCCCACCCCGAAGAGCGTCAGCTcgcctctccctccatcatcatcttccaacAAGCCATACGAGGGCGATACCGAGAGACGGCATTTCAAGACGGACAAGGTAGATCTCAAGCGCACCGGTCATCAAGCTCGCGACGGCTGTATCGGCGTTCTTTACAACGGCCTGGCATACAGGGCCACAGAGTctgtcgaggaggttgtcaGACTCGCcatggaggtggaggctgcCGCTTTCAGAGTTTTCAAGGGCGACACGCCAGAGTATCGCCAAAAGATTCGCGGCCTCATGACCAGTTTGAAGCGCAAGGACAACCCTGCCTTGGGAAAGCGCGTACGATCCGGAGCCATCACGCCGGACACGTTTGTCAAGATGACGGACGTTGAGCTTGCCTCGGATGCCCAGCgtgccgaggacgagaagctgcagcagGAGAACATGAAGAAGGCGCAGGTGCCCATGGCGGAGAAGTCGATCAGTGATGCTCTCAAGTGTGGCAAGTGCGGGCAGAAGAAGGTATCGTACAGCCAGGCTCAGACTAGGTCTGCTGATGAGCCGATGACGACATTTTGCGAATGCACTGTGTGCGGTAACAGGTGGAAG TTCTCCTAG
- a CDS encoding uncharacterized protein (COG:U; EggNog:ENOG503P0TV) gives MMASLSNVLHIIMCFRKRQPSHDESPIPDIPPEIPMPACQDSNRPSSFGGLVSQHNLQRIGIPPLKTESITNNDKLSAVSRVSGATRNPPPIRTPQEMANVPKNVLLEEVLGGLRQLAASPTPLTPTSVRPKYPISMTEQRHPGKPDAKIHWSTKPFEVPRDAVTPELPMSEKGDPLAEARYVSGIPLACLMAGLMFAVFLTSIDRTIISTAIPNITEEFKSTPDIGWYGSAYMLTACAFQPMFGRIYTIFSVKVSYLVAVFLFELGSLLCGISKTSMTLIIGRAIAGLGCAGILTGSFVVVSTTIPLHLRPVFIAIVGLMFGIGASLGPLMGGVFTDLVTWRWCFYINLPVGGATAAAMMIFFHPAKNKGANRPFWQRILALDILGNALLLAASIMLFLALEYTTQGVAWSSAEVIGLLTGCGVVAVIFMAWQWWKGDEALMPPRIVTQRTVAASCGMAFMTYGALINLTFFLPIWFQAIKDDSAIGSGVNMIPYFLVNAFFSLLAGIFVTRIGYVTPPAVIGSAIGTIGLGLLTLLNPRTTTGQWVGYEMVCSVGFGMSIQQGFTAVQTVLAEDDMAVGTAAVVASQSLGGAIILSIGNSVFQHQLLKASEANILPGVDIKKLIDVGAASFHNLVLDDELPLMLEVYNAALRLVFIVGIPMGAMAAIISCFLEFKSVKANKEVDVAKTRAEDVAQKA, from the exons atgATGGCTTCTCTGAGTAACGTTCTTCATATCATCATGTGCTTTCGAAAGCGCCAGCCCTCCCATGATGAGAGCCCAATACCAGACATCCCCCCCGAGATTCCCATGCCGGCATGTCAAGACAGCAACCGCCCCAGCAGCTTTGGCGGCCTAGTCAGCCAACACAACCTCCAAAGAATCGGCATCCCACCCCTCAAAACCGagtccatcaccaacaatgaCAAGCTCTCAGCCGTCTCACGCGTGTCCGGTGCGACCCGGAATCCCCCACCGATTCGCACGCCACAGGAGATGGCCAACGTACCCAAGAACGTGCTCCTAGAAGAAGTCCTTGGCGGCCTGCGGCAACTAGCCGCGTCCCCGACCCCCTTGACACCTACCAGTGTTCGACCAAAGTACCCGATTTCCATGACTGAGCAGCGACATCCAGGGAAACCTGACGCAAAAATCCATTGGAGCACAAAGCCATTTGAGGTTCCGAGGGACGCAGTGACCCCGGAACTTCCCATGTCGGAGAAGGGTGACCCTCTGGCAGAGGCCCGTTATGTCTCTGGTATTCCTCTGGCGTGCCTGATGGCTGGGCTGATGTTTGCGGTGTTTTTGACTTCGATTGACAGAACGATTATATCAACG GCTATTCCGAATATTACCGAGGAGTTCAAGTCGACGCCAGATATTGGCTGGTATGGCTCAGCATATATGCTCACAGCCTGTGCCTTTCAGCCCATGTTTGGTCGCATCTATACGATTTTCTCTGTTAAAGTCTCGTATCTGGTAGCCGTGTTTCTCTTTGAACTGGGATCGTTACTCTGCGGTATATCAAAGACGTCCATGACTTTGATCATCGGGCGAGCCATTGCAGGGCTGGGTTGTGCAGGCATCCTCACTGGGAGTTTCGTTGTCGTTTCAACCACGATTCCGTTGCATTTGCGGCCTGTTTTCATTGCTATTGTTGGGTTAAT GTTTGGGATCGGTGCTTCCCTTGGACCCctgatgggtggtgtttttACAGACTTGGTG ACATGGCGATGGTGCTTctacatcaacctccccgtTGGCGGTGCCACCGCCGCGGCCATGATGATTTTCTTTCATCCAGCAAAGAACAAGGGAGCCAACCGGCCATTCTGGCAACGTATCTTGGCCTTGGATATCCTTGGAAATGCGCTTCTCCTGGCGGCGTCCATCATGCTCTTCCTGGCGCTCGAGTACACAACCCAGGGGGTGGCCTGGTCAAGTGCAGAGGTTATCGGACTCTTGACTGGGTGCGGCGTCGTCGCCGTCATCTTCATGGCGTGGCAATGGTGGAAAGGAGATGAGGCGCTGATGCCGCCTCGAATTGTCACTCAGCGTACGGTGGCTGCTTCTTGCGGCATGGCGTTCATGACCTATGGTGCGCTCATCAAcctgaccttcttcttgcccatcTGGTTCCAAGCAATCAAGGATGACAGCGCTATTGGTTCGGGTGTCAACATGATCCCCTACTTTTTGGTAAACGCCTTCTTTTCGCTCTTGGCTGGCATATTTGTCACCAGGATCGGTTACGTTACGCCTCCAGCCGTGATTGGAAGTGCTATCGGTACTATTGGTCTTGGATTGCTGACGCTCTTGAATCCGCGCACCACGACGGGGCAGTGGGTGGGCTACGAGATGGTGTGCAGTGTAGGGTTTGGCATGTCGATCCAACAGGGATTCACAGCTGTTCAGACGGTACTTGCGGAGGACGACATGGCGGTTGGAAcagcagcggtggtggcgtCGCAGTCGTTGGGAGGCGCCATCATCCTATCGATCGGAAACAGCGTGTTTCAACACCAGCTCTTGAAGGCATCAGAGGCTAATATCCTGCCCGGAGTCGACATCAAGAAGCTTATCGATGTGGGCGCGGCTTCATTCCATAATCTTGTACTGGATGATGAGCTGCCATTAATGTTGGAGGTGTACAATGCTGCACTGCGATTGGTGTTTATTGTGGGCATCCCCATGGGTGCAATGGCTGCCATCATTTCGTGCTTCCTCGAGTTCAAGTCAGTCAAGGCGAacaaggaggttgatgtggcGAAAACTCGTGCCGAGGATGTCGCGCAAAAAGCGTAA